One window of the Fusobacterium perfoetens genome contains the following:
- a CDS encoding PSP1 domain-containing protein has product MFDITKKRYYFEVVDKNEVYKKGDKVIVDTVRGQEIGVVYNLPVTLSEKFLVLPLKPVIKKANEEETARYEELRKEAVEAQKICKEKIAKHNLPMKLVNTEYTFDKTKLIFYFTAEGRIDFRELVKDLANIFKLRIELRQIGVRDEARILGDIGVCGKELCCRTFINKFNSVSIKMARDQGLVINPSKISGVCGRLLCCINYEYAQYEEALKNFPAINQNVGTEKGEGKVVSISPLNGFLYVDVPKLGITKFDIEEIKFNRKEAKKLKSETTEEERAHKDLEKE; this is encoded by the coding sequence ATGTTTGATATCACAAAGAAAAGATATTATTTTGAAGTTGTAGATAAAAACGAAGTATATAAAAAAGGAGATAAAGTTATAGTAGATACTGTAAGAGGGCAGGAAATAGGAGTAGTTTATAATCTTCCTGTAACTTTATCTGAAAAATTTCTTGTGCTTCCTTTAAAACCTGTTATTAAAAAAGCAAATGAAGAAGAGACAGCAAGATATGAAGAACTTAGAAAAGAAGCTGTTGAAGCACAAAAAATATGTAAAGAAAAAATAGCAAAACATAATCTTCCTATGAAACTTGTAAATACAGAATATACTTTTGATAAAACAAAACTTATATTTTATTTTACAGCTGAAGGAAGAATTGATTTCAGAGAACTTGTAAAGGATCTTGCAAATATATTTAAGCTTAGAATAGAGCTTAGACAGATAGGTGTAAGAGATGAAGCAAGAATATTAGGAGATATAGGTGTATGTGGAAAAGAACTTTGCTGCAGAACATTTATAAATAAATTTAACTCTGTTTCAATAAAAATGGCAAGAGATCAAGGACTTGTAATAAATCCGTCTAAAATTTCAGGAGTATGTGGAAGACTTCTTTGCTGCATAAATTATGAATATGCTCAATATGAAGAAGCTCTTAAAAACTTCCCTGCAATAAATCAAAATGTAGGGACAGAAAAAGGAGAAGGAAAAGTTGTCAGCATAAGTCCTCTTAATGGATTTTTATATGTAGATGTTCCAAAACTTGGAATAACAAAATTTGATATAGAGGAAATTAAATTTAACAGAAAAGAAGCTAAGAAATTAAAAAGTGAAACTACAGAAGAAGAAAGAGCACATAAAGACTTAGAAAAAGAGTAA
- a CDS encoding histidine phosphatase family protein has translation MGKLILIRHGQTDMNKDQMYYGRMDVPINETGRKQAEKARETLINLKIDYDKIYSSNLKRAYETAKIVNYKNLEVETDEKIQEMDFGIFEGLCYEEIVEKYPEEMELLKKDWKTYSYVTGENPFMLQKRAVEFLESIDKSKDNMVVTHWGIICSLLSWLFSSELDSYWKFQIKNGGIAVIDFVDNNYPVLCSFNVGG, from the coding sequence ATGGGAAAGCTTATTTTAATAAGGCATGGTCAGACTGATATGAATAAAGATCAGATGTATTATGGAAGAATGGATGTCCCTATTAATGAAACAGGGAGAAAGCAGGCTGAAAAGGCCCGTGAGACTCTTATTAATTTAAAAATAGATTATGATAAAATTTATTCAAGCAATCTGAAAAGAGCTTATGAAACAGCAAAAATAGTAAATTATAAAAATTTAGAAGTAGAAACTGATGAAAAAATTCAGGAAATGGATTTTGGAATTTTTGAAGGTTTATGCTATGAAGAAATTGTAGAAAAATATCCTGAAGAGATGGAACTTTTAAAAAAGGATTGGAAGACATATTCTTATGTAACGGGAGAGAATCCTTTTATGCTTCAGAAAAGAGCAGTTGAGTTTTTAGAATCAATTGATAAGAGCAAAGATAATATGGTAGTAACACACTGGGGAATAATATGTTCCCTTTTAAGCTGGCTGTTCTCAAGTGAACTTGACAGTTATTGGAAATTCCAAATAAAAAATGGCGGAATAGCAGTTATTGATTTTGTTGACAATAATTATCCTGTTCTGTGCAGTTTTAATGTTGGGGGATAG
- a CDS encoding tRNA1(Val) (adenine(37)-N6)-methyltransferase codes for MKEKYDITFLESGTKIYQLTDGFRFSVDPVILADFFEGNPKGKVLDIGSGCGIIPILLAEKKGMKDIWGVEIQKSSAEVFKKNIEENNFSDRITVLNCDVEELTCGNSFDYIISNPPYMAFDGKKISENENKKIARHEIYLDLQKLIKNAKRLLKPRGEFFLVHRSHRFLEIAKILEENNFSVKRVCFTFFDKEKDSNLVLIQASKGRKHILKIESPLFLQEKGY; via the coding sequence ATGAAAGAAAAATATGATATTACTTTTCTTGAAAGTGGGACAAAAATATATCAGCTGACAGATGGATTTAGATTTTCTGTAGATCCTGTTATTCTAGCAGATTTCTTTGAAGGAAATCCTAAAGGAAAAGTTCTTGACATAGGAAGTGGCTGTGGAATAATTCCCATTCTGCTTGCAGAAAAAAAAGGAATGAAAGATATATGGGGAGTTGAAATACAGAAAAGTTCAGCAGAAGTTTTTAAAAAAAATATTGAAGAAAACAACTTTTCAGATAGAATTACAGTCTTAAACTGTGATGTTGAGGAGTTAACTTGTGGGAATAGTTTTGACTACATAATTTCTAATCCTCCTTATATGGCTTTTGATGGTAAAAAAATATCTGAAAATGAAAATAAGAAAATAGCAAGACATGAAATATATCTTGATCTTCAAAAACTTATTAAAAATGCAAAGAGACTTTTAAAGCCAAGAGGTGAGTTTTTTCTTGTGCATAGAAGTCATAGATTTTTAGAAATTGCAAAAATTCTTGAAGAAAATAATTTTTCTGTAAAAAGAGTATGTTTTACTTTTTTTGATAAAGAAAAAGATTCAAATCTTGTTCTTATTCAGGCATCAAAAGGAAGAAAGCATATACTTAAAATAGAAAGTCCTCTCTTCCTTCAAGAAAAAGGTTATTAA
- the cobT gene encoding nicotinate-nucleotide--dimethylbenzimidazole phosphoribosyltransferase, which yields MKRLEESLKEITVLNKNSMNKCQKIWDSKMKPVGSLGVMENIVLKLAGIFEDSFENIKTKGCHIVAAADNGIIDEGVSSCPVEYTRIVSEAMLNNTAAIGIMCNTLGIDLKVVDTGIKTEIKRKYPNLYEMKVMNGTENFYRTPAMTMEQAVGAVENGIFFMEELENDYDIFSTGEMGIGNTTTSSAVLYSLTKSSIEEVVGRGGGLSDESLITKKKVIFESCVKYNTFQLDTLEILADVGGLDIAFLTGLYIGAAKCRKLILVDGFISSVAALAACKLNPLVKDYLLITHLSEEPGMKIVLRELGAEPFLNMNLRLGEGTGAVLAYPIIKSALEVYKNMKTPEEVYKLFSE from the coding sequence ATGAAAAGATTAGAAGAAAGTCTTAAAGAAATAACAGTTTTAAACAAAAATTCTATGAACAAGTGTCAAAAAATATGGGATTCTAAGATGAAGCCTGTTGGAAGTCTTGGAGTCATGGAAAATATAGTTTTAAAACTAGCAGGAATATTTGAAGATTCCTTTGAAAATATAAAAACAAAAGGCTGTCATATTGTAGCAGCTGCAGATAATGGAATAATAGATGAAGGAGTTTCATCATGTCCAGTTGAATATACAAGAATAGTATCTGAAGCAATGCTTAATAATACAGCTGCAATTGGTATTATGTGTAATACCTTAGGAATAGATTTAAAAGTTGTAGATACAGGAATAAAAACAGAGATAAAAAGAAAATATCCAAATCTTTATGAGATGAAAGTGATGAATGGAACAGAAAACTTTTACAGAACTCCTGCTATGACAATGGAACAAGCTGTAGGAGCTGTTGAAAATGGAATTTTCTTTATGGAAGAGCTTGAAAATGATTATGATATTTTCTCAACTGGAGAAATGGGAATAGGAAATACAACAACAAGTTCTGCAGTGCTTTATTCTCTTACAAAATCAAGTATAGAAGAGGTTGTAGGAAGAGGAGGAGGACTTTCTGATGAAAGTCTTATAACAAAGAAAAAAGTTATATTTGAAAGCTGTGTGAAATATAATACCTTCCAGCTTGATACCCTTGAAATTTTAGCAGATGTAGGAGGACTTGACATAGCTTTTTTAACAGGGCTTTATATAGGTGCTGCAAAATGTAGAAAGCTTATTCTTGTTGATGGTTTTATATCAAGTGTGGCAGCTCTTGCAGCATGCAAACTTAATCCTCTTGTAAAAGATTATCTTCTTATAACTCATTTAAGTGAAGAGCCAGGAATGAAAATCGTTTTAAGAGAACTTGGAGCAGAGCCATTTCTTAATATGAATTTAAGACTTGGAGAGGGAACAGGAGCAGTGCTTGCATATCCTATAATAAAATCTGCACTGGAAGTTTATAAGAATATGAAAACACCAGAAGAGGTATACAAACTTTTTTCTGAATAA
- a CDS encoding ankyrin repeat domain-containing protein has translation MELLAFLENDDLENFNENMSISAVEEKDSKGFTILHLAVLKEKYDFVDALMYYGADPNVENKNHETPLHIAAKQDSDEIFKLLWDYGADLDQENYKGQTPKDIAEANHSKKVLRVIEEIEED, from the coding sequence ATGGAACTTTTGGCTTTTTTAGAAAATGATGATCTAGAAAACTTTAATGAGAATATGAGCATCAGTGCAGTGGAGGAGAAAGACAGTAAAGGATTTACAATTCTTCATCTAGCTGTTTTAAAAGAAAAATATGATTTTGTGGACGCTTTAATGTATTATGGAGCAGATCCTAATGTTGAAAATAAAAATCATGAGACACCTTTACATATTGCAGCTAAACAGGATTCAGATGAGATTTTTAAGCTGCTTTGGGACTATGGAGCTGATCTTGATCAGGAAAATTATAAAGGGCAGACTCCAAAAGATATTGCTGAGGCAAATCACAGCAAAAAAGTATTAAGAGTTATTGAAGAAATAGAAGAAGATTAA
- the radC gene encoding RadC family protein encodes MAEDYIGHRKRLRERYIKNGYNALADYEIVELLLTFAKQRVDTKPLAKSLIKKYGTLEDILKADMKDLKEIDGIGEVTAFFLNFVGDIAACSFKDKTKKEKVSLKNKNQLIAYLRNEIGFSKNEEFKVLFLNSANEIIETEILFTGTIDKSAVYPRKILERALYHNARALVFAHNHPSGNISPSEKDIELIKEMKEFFKIADIYVLDHIIITRDSYFSFLEEGII; translated from the coding sequence ATGGCTGAAGACTATATAGGGCACAGAAAAAGACTTCGTGAAAGATATATAAAAAATGGTTATAATGCTCTTGCAGACTATGAAATTGTAGAACTTCTCCTTACATTTGCAAAACAGAGGGTTGATACTAAGCCTCTAGCAAAAAGTCTTATAAAAAAATATGGGACTCTTGAAGATATATTAAAAGCTGATATGAAAGATTTAAAAGAAATTGATGGAATAGGAGAAGTCACAGCATTTTTTCTTAATTTTGTAGGAGATATTGCAGCTTGTTCCTTTAAAGATAAAACTAAAAAAGAAAAAGTTTCTTTAAAAAATAAAAATCAGCTTATAGCTTATTTAAGAAATGAGATAGGTTTTTCAAAAAATGAAGAATTTAAAGTCTTGTTTTTAAATTCAGCAAATGAGATAATAGAAACTGAAATACTTTTTACAGGAACAATAGATAAAAGTGCAGTGTATCCAAGAAAAATTCTTGAAAGAGCATTATATCACAATGCAAGAGCATTAGTTTTTGCTCATAATCATCCTTCTGGAAATATATCTCCTTCAGAAAAAGATATAGAACTTATAAAGGAAATGAAAGAGTTTTTTAAAATAGCAGATATATATGTACTGGATCATATAATAATAACAAGGGATTCCTATTTCAGCTTTTTAGAAGAGGGAATAATTTAA